A window of the Gossypium hirsutum isolate 1008001.06 chromosome A03, Gossypium_hirsutum_v2.1, whole genome shotgun sequence genome harbors these coding sequences:
- the LOC107941370 gene encoding uncharacterized protein, giving the protein MADYVWFQYFHFGFKLDANCQGKNQLQSHRILCLLHCFVFYTYISISPSLKLPFIPFGGLILLHSLCQTMKMKPPSPFHFTPKPLRTTTLLMQFYHTSSSLGPNCTRVSSILDPRATGKFPLTKSSLHRTRIPSVTFATANSHLDTPGSSNKLEAMEERIEKVIYRCRFMTLLAVFGSLTGSFLCFIKGCSYIMSSFMEYWVDRSKVILLLVEAIDIYLLGTVMLVFGMGLYELFVCNLDIAKTQSKEKATSTSNLFGLFALKERPRWLEIKSVSELKTKLGHVIVMLLLIGFFDKCKKAVIHSTLDLLCFSASVLLSSGCLFLLSKLNGST; this is encoded by the exons ATGGCTGATTATGTGTGGTTCCAATACTTCCATTTTGGTTTCAAGTTGGATGCAAATTGTCAAGGAAAAAACCAGCTCCAATCCCATCGCATCCTTTGCTTGCTCCACTGCTTCGTATTCTATACATATATTAGTATTAGTCCATCCCTGAAACTACCCTTCATTCCATTTGGTGGCCTCATTCTGCTTCACTCTTTATGCCAAACCATGAAGATGAAACCACCTTCTCCTTTCCACTTCACCCCCAAACCTCTCAGAACCACCACGCTATTGATGCAATTCTACCACACTTCTTCCAGTTTGGGACCAAATTGCACAAGGGTTTCTTCTATACTTGACCCTCGTGCCACCGGTAAATTCCCACTCACCAAAAGCTCTCTGCATCGTACTCGTATCCCATCAGTAACCTTTGCTACAGCTAACTCCCATTTGGACACCCCGGGCTCATCCAATAAGTTGGAAGCTATGGAAGAGCGCATAGAGAAG GTCATTTATCGATGTCGGTTTATGACTCTTCTGGCTGTTTTTGGGTCTTTAACTGGATCATTCCTTTGCTTCATCAAG GGCTGCAGTTATATCATGTCATCTTTCATGGAATATTGGGTTGATCGGAGCAAAGTGATTTTGTTGCTGGTTGAGGCCATAG ATATCTATCTACTGGGAACAGTAATGCTGGTTTTTGGAATGGGTCTTTATGAGCTCTTTGTTTGCAACCTTGATATTGCAAAAACACAATCGAAGGAGAAGGCCACATCAACATCAAATCTCTTTGGATTGTTTGCTTTAAAG GAACGACCAAGATGGTTGGAAATAAAATCCGTGAGTGAGCTGAAAACCAAACTTGGGCATGTAATTGTGATGCTTCTTCTGATAGGATTTTTTGACAAGTGCAAGAAGGCTGTCATACACTCTACACTGGATTTGCTTTGCTTCTCAGCTTCTGTCCTACTATCCTCCGGTTGCCTATTTTTGCTATCTAAGCTCAATGGCTCTACATGA